The following are encoded together in the Chiroxiphia lanceolata isolate bChiLan1 chromosome 8, bChiLan1.pri, whole genome shotgun sequence genome:
- the ANXA7 gene encoding annexin A7 isoform X2, whose amino-acid sequence MSYPGYPPSDGYPAFPGYPPTGQESVYPPAGQYTYPAVPGGYPPAGGGTYPAAPPSTGFPGAGYPAPGGYPGAPQAGGMPPYPGGAGFGVPPAGPGFGGYPQPPAQNYAGGGPAQIPGFPGGQAPSPMPGPPAAMVQGTQGTIRAAADFDAGRDAEILRKAMKGFGTDEQAIIDVVANRSNDQRQKIKAAFKTMYGKDLIKDLKSELSGNVEELILALFMPSTYYDAWSLRHAMKGAGTQESVLIEILCTRTNQEIREIVNCYKSEFGRDIEQDIRADTSGHFERLLISMCQGNRDENQTVDYQKAQEDAQRLYQAGEGRLGTDESCFNMVLASRSFPQLKATVEAYSRIANRDLLSSIDREFSGNVERGLKTIVQCALNRPAFFAERLYHSMKGAGTDDSTLIRIVVTRSEIDLVQIKQMFTQMYQKTLATMIASDTSGDYRRLLLAIVGQ is encoded by the exons atGTCATACCCAGGTTATCCCCCTTCTGATGGCTACCCTGCTTTCCCTGGTTATCCT CCGACAGGACAAGAGTCTGTCTATCCACCAGCTGGTCAGTACACCTATCCTGCTGTTCCTGGAGGATACCCTCCGGCAGGAGGAGGGACCTATCCTGCAGCACCACCCAGCACTGGGTTTCCAGGGGCAGGATACCCTGCCCCAGGGGGCTACCCTGGAGCTCCCCAGGCTGGAGGAATGCCACCTTACCCTGGAG GTGCTGGGTTTGGTGTGCCTCCTGCTGGCCCTGGCTTTGGTGGCTATCCACAGCCTCCTGCCCAAAACTATGCTGGAGGTGGACCAGCACAAATTCCAG gATTTCCTGGTGGACAAGCACCATCCCCAATGCCTGGTCCG CCTGCAGCAATGGTTCAGGGTACCCAGGGCACAATTCGAGCTGCTGCAGACTTTGATGCTGGAAGGGACGCAGAAATTCTACGCAAAGCTATGAAGGGTTTTG GAACTGATGAGCAGGCTATCATAGACGTTGTCGCTAATCGCTCCAATGATCAAAGGCAAAAGATCAAGGCAGCTTTCAAGACAATGTATGGCAAG GATTTAATTAAAGATCTGAAGTCTGAGTTAAGTGGCAATGTGGAAGAATTGATTTTAGCGCTCTTCATGCCTAGTACCTACTATGATGCCTGGAGTTTACGTCATGCAATGAAG GGAGCAGGCACTCAGGAGAGTGTGTTGATTGAGATCCTTTGCACAAGGACAAATCAGGAAATTCGAGAAATAGTGAACTGCTATAAATCAGAATTCGGAAGGGACATCGAACAAGACATCAGAGCAGACACTTCAGGACACTTTGAGCGATTGCTTATATCCATGTGCCAA GGTAATCGGGATGAGAATCAAACTGTGGATTATCAGAAAGCTCAAGAAGATGCTCAGCGTCTGTACCAAGCAGGTGAAGGAAGACTTGGGACTGATGAATCTTGCTTTAATATGGTTCTGGCAAGCAGAAGTTTTCCCCAGCTGAAAGCAACAGTTGAGGCATACTCCAGG ATTGCTAATCGTGATTTATTAAGCAGCATTGACCGAGAGTTTTCTGGGAATGTGGAACGTGGTTTGAAAACTATTG TGCAATGTGCTTTAAATCGCCCAGCCTTTTTTGCAGAAAGACTTTATCATTCTATGAAAGGAGCTGGCACAGACGATTCTACCCTCATCAGAATTGTGGTCACTCGCAGTGAG ATTGACCTTGTGCAAATTAAACAGATGTTCACACAGATGTATCAGAAGACTTTGGCTACAATGATAGCAAGTGATACAAGCGGTGATTACCGGCGGTTGCTGCTGGCAATTGTTGGGCAGTAG
- the ANXA7 gene encoding annexin A7 isoform X1, protein MSYPGYPPSDGYPAFPGYPPTGQESVYPPAGQYTYPAVPGGYPPAGGGTYPAAPPSTGFPGAGYPAPGGYPGAPQAGGMPPYPGGAGFGVPPAGPGFGGYPQPPAQNYAGGGPAQIPVGFPGGQAPSPMPGPPAAMVQGTQGTIRAAADFDAGRDAEILRKAMKGFGTDEQAIIDVVANRSNDQRQKIKAAFKTMYGKDLIKDLKSELSGNVEELILALFMPSTYYDAWSLRHAMKGAGTQESVLIEILCTRTNQEIREIVNCYKSEFGRDIEQDIRADTSGHFERLLISMCQGNRDENQTVDYQKAQEDAQRLYQAGEGRLGTDESCFNMVLASRSFPQLKATVEAYSRIANRDLLSSIDREFSGNVERGLKTIVQCALNRPAFFAERLYHSMKGAGTDDSTLIRIVVTRSEIDLVQIKQMFTQMYQKTLATMIASDTSGDYRRLLLAIVGQ, encoded by the exons atGTCATACCCAGGTTATCCCCCTTCTGATGGCTACCCTGCTTTCCCTGGTTATCCT CCGACAGGACAAGAGTCTGTCTATCCACCAGCTGGTCAGTACACCTATCCTGCTGTTCCTGGAGGATACCCTCCGGCAGGAGGAGGGACCTATCCTGCAGCACCACCCAGCACTGGGTTTCCAGGGGCAGGATACCCTGCCCCAGGGGGCTACCCTGGAGCTCCCCAGGCTGGAGGAATGCCACCTTACCCTGGAG GTGCTGGGTTTGGTGTGCCTCCTGCTGGCCCTGGCTTTGGTGGCTATCCACAGCCTCCTGCCCAAAACTATGCTGGAGGTGGACCAGCACAAATTCCAG taggATTTCCTGGTGGACAAGCACCATCCCCAATGCCTGGTCCG CCTGCAGCAATGGTTCAGGGTACCCAGGGCACAATTCGAGCTGCTGCAGACTTTGATGCTGGAAGGGACGCAGAAATTCTACGCAAAGCTATGAAGGGTTTTG GAACTGATGAGCAGGCTATCATAGACGTTGTCGCTAATCGCTCCAATGATCAAAGGCAAAAGATCAAGGCAGCTTTCAAGACAATGTATGGCAAG GATTTAATTAAAGATCTGAAGTCTGAGTTAAGTGGCAATGTGGAAGAATTGATTTTAGCGCTCTTCATGCCTAGTACCTACTATGATGCCTGGAGTTTACGTCATGCAATGAAG GGAGCAGGCACTCAGGAGAGTGTGTTGATTGAGATCCTTTGCACAAGGACAAATCAGGAAATTCGAGAAATAGTGAACTGCTATAAATCAGAATTCGGAAGGGACATCGAACAAGACATCAGAGCAGACACTTCAGGACACTTTGAGCGATTGCTTATATCCATGTGCCAA GGTAATCGGGATGAGAATCAAACTGTGGATTATCAGAAAGCTCAAGAAGATGCTCAGCGTCTGTACCAAGCAGGTGAAGGAAGACTTGGGACTGATGAATCTTGCTTTAATATGGTTCTGGCAAGCAGAAGTTTTCCCCAGCTGAAAGCAACAGTTGAGGCATACTCCAGG ATTGCTAATCGTGATTTATTAAGCAGCATTGACCGAGAGTTTTCTGGGAATGTGGAACGTGGTTTGAAAACTATTG TGCAATGTGCTTTAAATCGCCCAGCCTTTTTTGCAGAAAGACTTTATCATTCTATGAAAGGAGCTGGCACAGACGATTCTACCCTCATCAGAATTGTGGTCACTCGCAGTGAG ATTGACCTTGTGCAAATTAAACAGATGTTCACACAGATGTATCAGAAGACTTTGGCTACAATGATAGCAAGTGATACAAGCGGTGATTACCGGCGGTTGCTGCTGGCAATTGTTGGGCAGTAG